A part of Mycolicibacterium sp. TUM20985 genomic DNA contains:
- a CDS encoding FAD-dependent oxidoreductase → MNDPLTSRAAPFRMRPRHLVTPDPLLPREVAPGAEAVVVGGGIAGISAAVVLAERGVEVTVLEGADHLGGRLGAWPERLPDGDEQNVEHGFHAFFRHYYTWRSILRRAEPDLSFLSPVAKYPVISATWPPEDLSGLPAAPPLNLLTLALRSKSLNRRELLAANPDAGRALLAYDRATTVAELDDVDAATFLDRLGMSERTRSMLFEAFARSFFCNQGQLSAAELVAMFHYYFLGNPEGIGFDVTNTDHATAIWHPLRRHLEGLGAQIHTGARATGIEPAGQGWRVAFTGAADAGEITTRHLVLALDPGALRSLIDASPATTAAAPLLARQCDALRVAPPFAVSRLWFDRDVAPERAPFSAVSGQPNLDSIAVYSRLEEPSTRWAGATGGSVVELHSYSCRLSTAEAAARAMRDELATLWPETADAVVLHSHDRLEATAPAFPPGSSGTRPGVRTDARGLRLAGDYVELPYLAGLMERSSMSGVLAANDVLAELGAAAEPIMGVPQRGLLAGVPRIPGTRAQVQ, encoded by the coding sequence GTGAACGACCCGCTCACTAGCCGCGCCGCGCCGTTCCGGATGCGTCCCCGCCACCTCGTCACCCCCGATCCACTGCTGCCCCGCGAGGTGGCGCCCGGCGCCGAGGCCGTCGTCGTCGGCGGCGGCATCGCCGGCATCTCGGCTGCTGTCGTCCTCGCCGAGCGCGGCGTCGAGGTGACCGTGCTCGAAGGCGCCGATCATCTCGGCGGGCGTCTGGGCGCGTGGCCCGAGCGACTTCCGGACGGCGACGAGCAGAACGTCGAGCACGGGTTCCACGCGTTCTTCCGGCACTACTACACGTGGCGTTCGATCCTGCGCCGAGCCGAGCCGGACCTGTCCTTCCTGTCGCCCGTCGCGAAGTATCCGGTCATCTCGGCGACGTGGCCGCCCGAGGACCTGTCGGGTCTGCCCGCCGCGCCACCGCTGAACCTGCTGACGCTGGCCCTGCGCTCCAAGAGCCTGAACCGACGCGAGCTGTTGGCGGCCAACCCGGACGCGGGACGGGCCTTGCTGGCGTACGACCGGGCGACGACGGTCGCCGAACTCGACGACGTCGACGCGGCGACGTTCCTCGATCGCCTCGGCATGAGCGAGCGCACCCGCAGCATGCTCTTCGAGGCGTTCGCCCGGTCGTTCTTCTGCAACCAGGGCCAACTCTCGGCTGCCGAGCTGGTCGCGATGTTCCACTACTACTTCCTCGGCAACCCCGAGGGCATCGGGTTCGACGTGACGAACACCGATCACGCGACCGCGATCTGGCATCCACTGCGCCGCCACCTCGAGGGCCTCGGCGCGCAGATCCACACCGGCGCGAGGGCCACCGGCATCGAACCGGCCGGTCAGGGCTGGCGCGTGGCCTTCACGGGCGCGGCGGACGCCGGTGAGATCACCACCCGGCACCTGGTCCTCGCGCTCGACCCCGGTGCGCTGCGGTCACTGATCGACGCCTCCCCGGCGACGACGGCCGCCGCCCCGCTGCTGGCCCGGCAGTGCGACGCCCTGCGGGTGGCGCCGCCGTTCGCCGTCAGCAGGCTGTGGTTCGACCGCGACGTCGCACCCGAACGGGCACCGTTCAGCGCGGTCAGCGGGCAGCCGAATCTGGACTCCATCGCCGTCTACTCCCGGTTGGAGGAGCCCAGTACCCGGTGGGCAGGTGCCACCGGCGGCTCAGTCGTCGAATTACATTCGTACTCTTGCCGTTTGAGTACGGCCGAGGCCGCGGCGCGGGCCATGCGCGACGAGCTCGCCACGCTCTGGCCCGAGACCGCCGATGCCGTCGTGCTGCACAGCCACGACCGGTTGGAGGCCACCGCCCCCGCCTTTCCGCCCGGGTCGTCGGGCACCCGGCCGGGAGTCCGTACCGACGCCCGCGGACTGCGGCTGGCCGGGGACTACGTCGAGCTCCCCTACCTCGCCGGGTTGATGGAGCGGTCGTCGATGTCGGGGGTGCTCGCGGCCAACGACGTCCTGGCGGAGCTCGGTGCGGCGGCCGAGCCCATCATGGGCGTGCCCCAGCGCGGACTGCTCGCCGGAGTGCCACGGATACCCGGCACGCGCGCTCAGGTCCAGTAG
- a CDS encoding spore photoproduct lyase family protein: MNGTPDAPTLWKPARVLVTRSASELPHGAGIVARCEAAGVPEITVLPGDRLPPMRAENDRAAYALAKRTLAVVVAPPSKRRLQPIPPSADWRIDLAEGCPGHCQYCYLAGSLSGPPITRVYANLPEILAEMDDHVGRGTITSVSEDRSGEGTTFEASCYTDPLALEHLTGSLSTTIAHVGTHAWPGPVGLRFTTKYDDVAPLLDLPHGGRTRVRVSVNAGDVANRFEGGTARVPRRIAALRALALAGYRVGLTIAPIMPIPQWRDGYGALLRDVADAVADVPGLDLTVECITHRFTEKSKDVLLGWYPNTKLEMSESDRTRKFGKYGAAKYVYPKATMAELQSWFARELAAVLPGARSLYWT, from the coding sequence ATGAACGGCACCCCCGACGCACCCACCCTGTGGAAGCCAGCCCGCGTGCTGGTGACCCGGTCCGCTTCCGAGTTACCGCACGGCGCAGGCATCGTGGCGCGCTGCGAGGCTGCAGGCGTACCGGAGATCACGGTACTGCCCGGTGATCGGTTGCCCCCGATGCGCGCCGAGAACGACCGCGCCGCCTACGCATTGGCCAAACGCACCCTGGCCGTGGTGGTGGCACCACCCAGCAAGCGGCGGTTGCAGCCGATCCCGCCGAGTGCGGACTGGCGCATCGATCTCGCTGAGGGTTGTCCCGGACACTGTCAGTACTGCTACCTCGCCGGCTCGCTGTCCGGACCGCCGATCACGCGGGTGTACGCCAACCTGCCCGAGATCCTCGCCGAGATGGACGATCACGTCGGCCGCGGCACCATCACGTCGGTCTCCGAGGACCGTTCGGGTGAGGGCACCACGTTCGAGGCGTCCTGTTACACCGACCCGTTGGCCCTCGAGCATCTCACCGGCTCGTTGTCGACGACGATCGCCCACGTCGGCACCCACGCCTGGCCTGGCCCGGTCGGCCTGCGGTTCACCACCAAGTACGACGACGTTGCGCCCCTGCTCGACCTGCCGCACGGAGGCCGGACCCGAGTCCGCGTCTCGGTCAACGCCGGTGACGTGGCCAACCGCTTCGAGGGCGGGACCGCGCGGGTGCCGCGACGCATCGCCGCGCTGCGTGCCCTCGCGCTCGCGGGGTATCGGGTCGGGTTGACCATCGCGCCGATCATGCCGATTCCGCAGTGGCGGGACGGCTATGGCGCCCTGCTGCGCGACGTGGCCGACGCCGTCGCGGACGTGCCCGGCCTCGACCTCACGGTGGAGTGCATCACCCATCGGTTCACCGAGAAGAGCAAGGACGTCCTGCTCGGCTGGTACCCGAATACCAAACTGGAGATGAGCGAGTCGGACCGGACGCGCAAGTTCGGCAAGTACGGCGCTGCCAAGTACGTGTACCCGAAGGCGACGATGGCCGAGCTGCAGTCGTGGTTCGCTCGCGAGTTGGCTGCAGTCCTGCCCGGGGCCCGCAGCCTCTACTGGACCTGA
- a CDS encoding nuclear transport factor 2 family protein translates to MDDLTKKFINALGDLHRNGNVAPLVDLFADDATLNKAGMPHGQHGKDGARTFWEQYRHVFDQIEATFSHTVTDDGIAYLEWTSNGTLADGTDFSYDGVSVLEGSGDAIEAFRTYYDTAAFLEKKSAVD, encoded by the coding sequence ATGGATGACCTCACGAAGAAATTCATCAACGCACTCGGCGATCTGCACCGCAATGGCAACGTCGCACCGCTCGTCGACCTCTTCGCCGACGACGCGACCCTCAACAAGGCCGGGATGCCCCACGGGCAGCACGGCAAGGACGGCGCCAGGACGTTCTGGGAGCAGTACCGCCACGTGTTCGATCAGATCGAGGCAACGTTCAGCCACACCGTCACCGATGACGGCATCGCCTATCTGGAGTGGACGTCGAACGGCACGCTGGCCGACGGAACGGACTTCAGTTACGACGGGGTCAGCGTCCTCGAGGGCAGCGGAGACGCGATCGAGGCCTTCCGGACCTACTACGACACCGCCGCCTTCCTGGAGAAGAAGAGCGCCGTCGATTAG
- a CDS encoding YihY/virulence factor BrkB family protein — protein MSKTTYLVLSVAGGVAATRALSRRQSRRDHPGASPSSPWGVESDEQAERTQTHEIDERTDDPVTVDRQKSPDSVADPEDPRKPDSPAQLTKPSMMFVVRSTMREFTSDQCTDLAAALTYYAVLSIFPALVVVVSLLGVLGQGQSTVDAILQIVSSVGPDSAVDTLRGPIEQLVQSPSAGLTLLIGIAGALWSASGYIGAFGRAMNRIYEIDEGRPVWKLRPLQLLLTLAGLVVVAAAALSLAITGPVAKAVGDAIGVGSAAVTVWNVARWPLLLILVALSVAILYYTTPNVKQPKFRWVSVGAGVAILVWIVASVGFGFYVSNFSNYNKTYGALAGVIVFLLWLWITNLALLFGAEIDSELERGRQLQAGIPAERDLQLPARDTRVAEKNQAKEDKDIERGKRLRHTRGHSA, from the coding sequence ATGTCCAAGACGACCTACCTCGTCCTCAGCGTTGCCGGCGGGGTGGCGGCGACCCGCGCCCTGAGCCGACGTCAGAGCCGCCGAGATCATCCGGGCGCATCGCCGTCGAGCCCATGGGGAGTCGAGTCCGACGAGCAGGCCGAACGTACGCAGACGCACGAGATCGATGAGAGGACAGATGATCCCGTGACAGTTGATCGACAGAAGTCGCCCGATTCCGTCGCCGACCCGGAAGACCCCCGCAAGCCGGACTCGCCCGCTCAGCTGACGAAGCCGTCGATGATGTTCGTGGTGCGCAGCACGATGCGTGAGTTCACCAGCGACCAGTGCACAGATCTGGCGGCTGCTCTGACGTACTACGCCGTGCTGTCGATCTTCCCCGCGCTCGTCGTGGTGGTGTCGTTGCTCGGCGTCCTCGGGCAGGGCCAATCCACGGTCGACGCCATCTTGCAGATCGTCTCGAGCGTTGGCCCCGACTCGGCCGTCGACACCCTGCGAGGTCCGATCGAGCAGCTGGTCCAGTCGCCTAGCGCCGGTCTCACGTTGCTGATCGGCATTGCGGGTGCCCTCTGGTCCGCCTCGGGCTACATCGGTGCGTTCGGTCGGGCGATGAACCGCATCTACGAGATCGACGAGGGGCGGCCGGTGTGGAAGCTGCGGCCCCTTCAACTTCTCCTGACACTGGCCGGACTCGTCGTGGTGGCGGCCGCCGCGCTGTCACTGGCCATCACCGGGCCCGTCGCGAAGGCGGTCGGTGACGCGATCGGCGTCGGTTCGGCCGCCGTCACCGTCTGGAATGTCGCCCGCTGGCCGCTGCTCCTGATCCTCGTCGCTCTCTCGGTGGCGATCCTGTACTACACCACGCCGAACGTGAAGCAACCCAAGTTCCGCTGGGTGAGCGTGGGGGCCGGGGTGGCCATCCTGGTGTGGATCGTGGCGTCGGTCGGCTTCGGCTTCTACGTCTCCAACTTCAGCAACTACAACAAGACCTACGGCGCCCTGGCCGGCGTCATCGTGTTCCTGCTGTGGCTCTGGATCACCAACCTGGCGTTGCTCTTTGGTGCGGAGATCGATTCCGAGTTGGAGCGTGGCCGTCAGCTCCAGGCCGGCATCCCCGCCGAACGTGACCTCCAGCTGCCAGCCCGTGACACCAGAGTCGCGGAGAAGAACCAGGCCAAGGAGGACAAGGACATCGAACGAGGGAAGCGGTTACGCCACACGCGCGGTCATTCGGCGTAG